The genomic window AGATAGCTTTACAGAGTACCGTTCCGAATTGATGCCTAGCAATTTAATAATCTTCGTTGGGTACAATTCGGAAATATCGTACATCTTTTTAATCTTGTTGGTTTCAAACATTGCGCCTATTGACGAAAGGTCTTTTTCGGGACTATTATTGTTGTTCTTCCAATTAGCCATATTAATGCATTT from Flavobacterium sp. W4I14 includes these protein-coding regions:
- a CDS encoding putative membrane protein (product_source=COG5427; cog=COG5427; superfamily=47413), which codes for MANWKNNNNSPEKDLSSIGAMFETNKIKKMYDISELYPTKIIKLLGINSERYSVKLSNPEKFTVSEVLRLAYIFNIDPNLIINVIQAETEKKILNKIGENKAKYSK